One stretch of Bacteroidota bacterium DNA includes these proteins:
- the metX gene encoding homoserine O-acetyltransferase, translating to MEIKTKNIVATKNVQLFDETNPLVMDCGEELSSVSVAYETYGELNVECSNAILVCHALTGSAHAAGYTSDDPHSIGWWDSFIGEGKPLDTRKYFIISSNFLGSCYGTTGSNSINPITGHPYGMLFPQMTVRDMVRVQKSLVTYLGVKKLKTVIGGSLGGMQVLEWALLYPELVESIIPIATSAQHSPWAIGLNDLARQAIMNDPDWRGGNYYEFKQPEKGFSLARQIAMMSYRSEKEFASRFSRERQKKNGSELTYRFDTSNLFQVESYLHHQGIKLVNRFDANTYLYITRSMDLHDVTSGRGTLQEVLGSIKIPSLSIGIDSDILYPVSEQQHIASLIPHSTYREIHSPYGHDAFLIEFEQMETHVKKYFATL from the coding sequence ATGGAAATAAAAACAAAAAATATTGTTGCGACAAAAAATGTTCAATTGTTTGACGAAACAAATCCACTGGTCATGGATTGTGGAGAGGAACTTTCTTCTGTTTCAGTTGCTTATGAAACATACGGTGAATTGAACGTAGAGTGCAGCAATGCAATTCTTGTTTGCCATGCTCTTACAGGAAGTGCACATGCTGCAGGATATACGTCTGATGATCCTCATTCGATTGGCTGGTGGGATTCGTTTATTGGTGAAGGAAAACCGCTTGATACCAGAAAATATTTTATTATCAGTTCAAATTTTCTTGGTAGTTGTTACGGCACGACTGGTTCGAACTCGATCAATCCCATCACAGGACATCCCTACGGAATGTTGTTTCCTCAAATGACCGTTCGAGATATGGTCCGCGTTCAAAAATCGCTGGTAACCTATCTTGGTGTAAAAAAATTGAAGACCGTCATCGGCGGTTCACTTGGCGGAATGCAAGTGCTCGAGTGGGCTTTATTGTATCCTGAGTTAGTTGAATCCATCATTCCTATCGCAACATCCGCACAGCATTCTCCATGGGCGATAGGCTTGAATGATCTTGCCCGACAGGCGATTATGAACGATCCTGATTGGAGAGGAGGAAATTATTATGAATTTAAGCAGCCTGAAAAAGGGTTTTCGCTTGCTCGCCAAATAGCGATGATGTCATATCGAAGTGAAAAAGAATTTGCTTCCCGCTTTTCGCGTGAACGGCAAAAAAAGAACGGCAGCGAATTAACCTATCGATTTGATACCTCGAATCTTTTTCAAGTGGAAAGTTATCTTCATCATCAAGGAATAAAATTGGTCAATCGCTTTGATGCCAACACGTATCTCTACATTACCCGATCAATGGATTTGCATGATGTTACATCCGGTAGAGGAACGTTGCAGGAAGTGCTTGGTTCTATAAAAATCCCATCATTATCAATCGGGATCGATTCAGATATTCTGTACCCAGTTTCAGAACAGCAACACATAGCATCGCTGATTCCACACTCTACCTATCGCGAGATCCATTCTCCTTACGGACATGACGCTTTCCTGATTGAATTTGAGCAAATGGAAACTCATGTAAAGAAATATTTTGCTACCCTATAG
- a CDS encoding O-acetylhomoserine aminocarboxypropyltransferase/cysteine synthase produces the protein MSTTNGKKRNYRFETLQLHAGQQPDPTTKSRAVPIYQTTSYNFDNATHAANLFGLKEFGNIYTRIMNPTTAVFEERIAALEGGVAAVATASGQAAQFLAITTIAQAGENIISTSNLYGGTYNQFKVTLPRLGIGVKFVDGDSTEEFKKLIDEKTKAIYIETIGNPRLNIPDLEAIAKIAHDQGIPLIVDNTFGAGGYLARPFEHGADIITHSATKWIGGHGTSIGGVVVDSGKFNWGNGKFPIFTEPSPAYHGLKFWDVFGTPGPFGNIAFAIRARVEGLRDIGAAISPFNSFQLLQGLETLSLRIERHNENALKLAQWLEKHPLVEWVSYPGLPDHPHHTLAKKYLRNGLFGSVLVFGIKGGIESGKKFVNNVKLSSLLANVGDAKTLVIHPASTTHEQLNQEEQLLSGVTPDLIRVSVGIEHIEDIIEDFDEALRAVKNRETVTA, from the coding sequence ATGTCTACGACAAATGGAAAAAAAAGAAACTATCGTTTTGAAACATTACAATTGCATGCTGGCCAGCAGCCCGATCCGACGACGAAATCACGTGCTGTTCCGATTTATCAAACAACTTCCTACAATTTTGATAATGCAACGCACGCCGCAAATCTTTTTGGCTTGAAAGAATTTGGGAATATTTACACCCGAATTATGAATCCTACTACCGCCGTGTTCGAAGAACGTATTGCAGCTCTTGAAGGAGGAGTTGCTGCAGTTGCAACTGCTTCAGGACAAGCAGCCCAATTTCTTGCAATTACTACAATTGCCCAGGCTGGGGAAAATATCATCTCCACAAGTAATCTGTATGGCGGAACATACAATCAATTTAAGGTGACATTGCCTCGTTTGGGAATTGGTGTAAAATTTGTTGATGGTGATTCAACCGAAGAATTCAAAAAATTAATTGATGAAAAAACAAAAGCAATCTATATTGAAACAATCGGTAATCCGAGACTAAATATTCCTGATTTGGAAGCCATTGCAAAAATTGCACATGATCAAGGTATTCCGTTGATTGTGGACAATACGTTTGGTGCCGGTGGATACTTGGCACGTCCGTTTGAACATGGTGCGGATATCATCACTCACTCGGCAACAAAATGGATCGGCGGACATGGAACTTCCATTGGTGGTGTTGTTGTGGATTCCGGAAAATTTAATTGGGGAAATGGTAAGTTTCCAATTTTTACCGAACCAAGTCCGGCGTATCACGGATTGAAATTCTGGGATGTCTTCGGAACCCCCGGACCATTCGGAAACATTGCGTTTGCCATTCGTGCACGTGTTGAAGGCCTGCGTGATATCGGCGCTGCAATCAGTCCGTTCAATTCATTTCAATTATTGCAAGGATTGGAAACTCTGTCATTGCGTATTGAACGACACAACGAGAATGCATTAAAGCTAGCACAATGGTTAGAGAAACATCCGCTGGTAGAATGGGTCTCATATCCAGGATTACCTGATCATCCGCATCACACATTGGCAAAAAAATATTTGCGAAACGGATTGTTTGGTTCAGTTCTTGTTTTCGGAATAAAGGGTGGAATAGAATCAGGCAAGAAATTTGTTAATAACGTGAAACTGTCTAGTCTGTTGGCTAATGTTGGTGATGCAAAGACTCTCGTCATCCACCCGGCATCGACGACACATGAACAATTGAACCAGGAAGAACAATTGCTTTCCGGTGTTACTCCGGATCTTATTCGAGTTTCAGTCGGGATTGAGCATATCGAAGATATCATTGAAGATTTCGATGAAGCTCTCCGTGCCGTAAAAAATAGAGAAACAGTAACTGCATAG
- a CDS encoding PAS domain-containing sensor histidine kinase → MSTENRYEKLVHYLTDYIYTVTIKNGVAVGTYHGPGCFAITGYTPEDYQKDPDLWYRMIHPKERENVLRQAQLALTGKECDPVEHRIIHSDGTTRWIRNKIVISKNDRGQSVAYDGLINDITDLKRAEAAAVHRSRQLRQAEKMASLGTLVAGIAHEVNNPNNFLMLNAQLFTKMWKDVLPILDEYYKVNGDFCLAGIPYSECKDKMVQSSEGIVKGSERISTITKRLTEYSKLDSDSLNETVDVNNVVEMAVAITGTMIKASTSNFTVEYATLLPKIRGNAQQLEQVVVNLITNACQSLKDSFAQIKISTTFDAERSRVRVSIEDHGIGIKESDMRYIMDPFFTTKRNSGGTGLGLSVSYNIIKNHNGTLLFKSEVNKGTIAKITLPISREVETPKHL, encoded by the coding sequence ATGAGCACAGAAAATCGTTACGAAAAGTTAGTCCACTATCTCACCGATTATATTTATACGGTCACTATTAAAAATGGTGTTGCTGTCGGAACATATCACGGACCGGGCTGTTTCGCCATCACCGGATATACACCGGAAGATTATCAAAAGGATCCTGACCTTTGGTACAGGATGATTCATCCAAAAGAGCGTGAGAACGTTCTACGACAAGCACAATTAGCATTAACGGGAAAAGAATGTGATCCGGTGGAGCATCGCATTATACACAGCGATGGCACAACACGCTGGATCCGGAACAAGATTGTTATCTCGAAAAATGATCGGGGTCAGTCTGTGGCATACGATGGACTGATTAACGACATTACAGATTTAAAGCGTGCTGAGGCAGCTGCGGTTCATCGAAGTCGTCAATTAAGACAAGCGGAAAAAATGGCTTCACTCGGGACATTGGTTGCAGGTATTGCACATGAAGTGAATAATCCGAATAATTTTTTGATGCTCAATGCACAGTTATTCACCAAAATGTGGAAAGATGTCCTCCCGATTCTTGATGAATACTATAAAGTGAATGGTGATTTTTGTTTGGCGGGAATTCCCTATAGTGAATGTAAAGATAAAATGGTCCAATCGTCGGAAGGAATAGTGAAGGGCTCAGAACGTATTTCGACGATCACAAAACGGCTGACAGAGTATTCTAAACTTGACAGTGACTCACTCAACGAAACGGTGGATGTAAACAATGTCGTAGAAATGGCTGTTGCCATTACTGGAACTATGATCAAAGCCTCTACATCGAATTTTACTGTCGAGTACGCAACACTACTTCCAAAGATACGAGGAAATGCGCAACAGCTTGAACAGGTTGTCGTAAACCTCATTACAAACGCATGTCAATCCCTTAAAGATAGTTTCGCCCAAATAAAAATCTCAACAACGTTCGATGCAGAGCGAAGCAGGGTGCGTGTTTCCATTGAAGATCACGGCATCGGTATCAAAGAGAGCGATATGAGATATATTATGGATCCCTTCTTCACTACCAAACGAAATTCGGGAGGAACAGGTCTGGGTCTTTCTGTTTCCTATAATATTATTAAAAATCACAATGGCACCCTACTGTTTAAGAGCGAAGTGAACAAAGGAACTATTGCGAAAATAACACTTCCTATCTCACGTGAAGTAGAAACACCAAAACATTTATGA
- a CDS encoding sigma-54 dependent transcriptional regulator, with protein MSTKHFPHFPILLVDDEEHFLLSVDLTLRSNGFNNINSCSDGIKVMKLLKENKYSLIVLDINMPNISGLELLVLITAHHPDIPVVVLTAVNDVESAVLCIKEGAFDYVVKPVTDAKLVTTVRHGIELAEIKHENELLKQSLLRDDVVNPDIFKEIVTRSNSLHSIFKYIEAVAKTNLPILITGETGTGKELFARAVHTASGRRGELISINVAGLDDNFFSDTLFGHKKGAFTGADSERKGLIEKADEGALFLDEIGDLSIESQVKLLRLLQDGHYFPLGSDIAKLSHARIIVATHRDIKLMQQQNTFRQDLYYRLKSHHVHIPPLRERKSDVPFLIDHFLAKAAASLNKKKPTPPKELYTLLNNYSFPGNVRELEGLIFDAVSLHSSGVLSLDSIRNTISLSNQDTTPSLQHNTSFTLVNFPGRFPTMKEAEDSIIEEALKRADGNQTIAAELLGMTRRALNNRLQRMYKNDKWV; from the coding sequence ATGAGCACAAAACATTTTCCCCACTTCCCTATCCTTCTTGTTGATGATGAAGAGCACTTTCTCTTGAGTGTAGATTTGACACTACGATCCAACGGTTTCAATAATATCAACTCTTGTTCCGATGGCATTAAGGTGATGAAATTACTCAAAGAGAATAAATACTCTTTGATTGTTCTGGATATCAATATGCCCAATATCTCAGGACTGGAACTACTCGTATTAATTACCGCACATCACCCGGATATTCCTGTTGTTGTTCTGACTGCAGTGAATGATGTGGAAAGTGCCGTACTCTGCATTAAAGAGGGAGCGTTCGATTATGTGGTGAAACCTGTTACCGATGCAAAATTAGTGACTACCGTACGACACGGTATTGAATTGGCAGAGATTAAACATGAGAATGAATTATTAAAACAATCTCTCCTTCGAGACGATGTTGTGAATCCTGATATCTTTAAGGAGATTGTTACCCGCAGCAATTCGTTACATTCCATCTTTAAATATATTGAAGCTGTAGCCAAAACAAATCTTCCTATTCTTATCACCGGTGAAACGGGAACCGGAAAGGAACTTTTTGCCCGTGCTGTTCATACCGCAAGCGGAAGAAGGGGTGAATTGATTTCCATTAACGTAGCCGGACTGGATGACAATTTTTTTTCGGATACATTGTTTGGACATAAGAAAGGTGCTTTCACCGGCGCTGATTCTGAACGCAAGGGATTGATTGAAAAAGCGGATGAGGGAGCACTCTTTCTGGATGAAATAGGTGATTTAAGCATAGAGTCGCAAGTAAAATTACTTCGGCTGCTACAAGACGGGCATTATTTCCCGCTCGGATCCGATATTGCCAAACTTTCTCATGCCCGTATTATTGTTGCAACACATCGCGACATTAAGTTGATGCAGCAACAAAATACATTCCGACAAGATCTTTACTATCGTTTGAAATCTCATCATGTGCACATTCCACCATTACGAGAGCGAAAGTCTGACGTTCCATTTTTAATTGACCATTTTCTCGCAAAAGCGGCCGCTTCGTTGAACAAGAAAAAGCCTACACCTCCAAAGGAATTATATACGTTATTAAATAATTATTCCTTTCCGGGAAATGTCCGCGAGTTGGAAGGACTTATTTTCGATGCTGTGAGCCTCCATTCATCTGGAGTATTGTCTCTCGATTCTATTCGAAATACTATTTCGTTATCGAACCAAGATACTACCCCATCTCTTCAGCACAATACATCGTTTACCTTGGTGAATTTCCCCGGAAGGTTTCCAACAATGAAGGAAGCCGAAGATTCCATCATTGAAGAAGCATTGAAACGAGCCGATGGAAATCAAACCATAGCAGCTGAGTTGCTTGGCATGACCCGCCGCGCATTAAACAATCGACTGCAAAGAATGTATAAAAATGACAAGTGGGTTTAA
- a CDS encoding pitrilysin family protein, with protein sequence MKTFGLFLFVAMITLSQMKAQTKSMVADINIPYEKFTLDNGLTVIVHEDHKAPVVAVNVWYHVGSKNEKLGKSGFAHLFEHLMFNGSENFNDDYFKTMERIGATDLNGTTNEDRTNYFQNVPKNAADIALWMESDRMGHLLGAINQAKLDEQRGVVQNEKRQGENEPYAIADELSVKATWPVGHPYSWTVIGSMEDLNAASLDDVKEWFKTYYGAANAVVVVAGDIDVKTAKEKMQKFFGDIPSGPPVAKYSEWIAKRSGTLRQVAEDRVPQARLYKVWNVPRWASEENVYFDLLTNILSAGKTSRFYKRLVYDDKIATQVFAAMDSREIASQFYIMGNAKPGVPLAKVEKAIDEEMQKILEKGITEQELQRAKTQRVAAFVRGIERIGGFGGKSDILAQAEVFAGDASYYKTRLNTLQNATVQNINEVAKQWLSDGEYIIEIRPFPSYKNELADSTLRKAMPKAADQADVLFPKLERATLSNGLKIILAERQSVPVVNFSLLFDAGYAADQFALPGTATLAMDMMDEGTKTRSALEISEELSNLGATLGTGSNLDMSLVTFSSLKANLDPSLTLFGDVVLNPSFPESDFKRLQQQLLAGIQNEKSSPQSMAMRVMPKVLYGKDHAYGNPLTGSGTEESVLKIKKDDLIKFYKSWIKPNNATLIVVGATTMSELKPKLEKLFKDWKMDKNIPKKNISDVSIPEKPTVYIVDKPGALQSNIFAGHVAVQKANPDEFAITMMNEILGGAFTSRVNMNLREDKHWAYGAFTTFVAAKGQRPFLTIAPVQTDKTKESFVEIKKELSEIVSSKPVSKEEFEKVQKNASLRLGGRWETNNAVLGSITEMVRFGYEDDYWSTYAKTLQGMEYDDVASVAKKVLRPDNLVWVVVGDKAKIEQGIKELNYGEIKYLDADGNDLSTLEQKLPPMEKKK encoded by the coding sequence ATGAAGACATTCGGTCTTTTCCTTTTTGTGGCGATGATTACATTGTCACAAATGAAAGCGCAAACCAAAAGCATGGTTGCTGATATTAATATTCCATATGAAAAATTCACATTGGATAATGGATTAACAGTGATCGTGCATGAAGATCATAAAGCACCTGTAGTGGCTGTGAACGTATGGTATCATGTAGGTTCAAAGAACGAAAAACTTGGGAAAAGCGGTTTTGCTCATTTGTTCGAACATTTAATGTTCAATGGAAGTGAAAATTTTAATGATGATTATTTCAAAACCATGGAACGGATTGGAGCAACAGATTTGAATGGCACAACAAACGAAGATCGTACCAATTATTTTCAGAATGTTCCAAAGAATGCAGCGGATATCGCTCTGTGGATGGAATCCGATCGGATGGGCCATCTTCTCGGCGCCATCAATCAAGCAAAACTTGATGAACAACGCGGAGTGGTGCAAAATGAAAAACGTCAGGGTGAAAATGAACCGTATGCGATTGCTGATGAACTTTCTGTAAAAGCCACATGGCCGGTGGGTCATCCGTACTCGTGGACGGTGATTGGCTCAATGGAAGATCTGAATGCAGCTTCGTTAGACGATGTGAAAGAATGGTTTAAAACTTACTACGGTGCTGCGAATGCAGTTGTCGTGGTTGCCGGCGATATTGATGTGAAGACTGCAAAAGAAAAGATGCAGAAGTTTTTTGGTGATATTCCTTCCGGTCCTCCGGTAGCAAAATACAGCGAGTGGATTGCAAAACGATCCGGTACACTTCGCCAAGTTGCGGAAGACAGAGTACCTCAAGCACGGTTATATAAGGTTTGGAATGTTCCCCGATGGGCGAGCGAAGAAAATGTCTACTTTGATCTGTTGACGAATATTCTTTCGGCTGGGAAGACGTCTCGTTTTTACAAACGTCTGGTGTATGACGATAAAATTGCCACACAAGTTTTTGCTGCAATGGACAGTCGAGAAATTGCGAGTCAATTTTACATTATGGGAAATGCCAAACCGGGAGTTCCGCTTGCTAAAGTAGAAAAAGCAATCGATGAAGAGATGCAGAAAATTTTGGAAAAGGGAATAACCGAACAAGAACTTCAGAGAGCAAAAACTCAACGCGTAGCTGCATTTGTCCGAGGAATTGAACGAATCGGCGGCTTTGGCGGTAAATCGGATATTCTTGCGCAAGCGGAAGTATTTGCCGGCGATGCAAGTTATTATAAGACTCGATTAAACACTCTGCAAAATGCAACGGTTCAAAATATTAACGAAGTCGCGAAACAGTGGCTGAGTGACGGTGAATATATTATTGAAATACGTCCCTTCCCAAGTTATAAGAATGAACTGGCGGATTCGACACTGCGCAAAGCAATGCCCAAAGCCGCTGATCAGGCAGATGTTTTATTCCCGAAATTAGAGCGAGCAACGCTCTCCAATGGATTAAAAATTATTCTAGCGGAGCGTCAATCTGTTCCGGTGGTTAATTTTAGTCTGTTGTTTGATGCTGGATATGCTGCGGATCAATTTGCCCTTCCTGGTACTGCGACTCTAGCGATGGATATGATGGATGAAGGAACGAAGACACGGTCAGCACTGGAGATTAGCGAAGAACTTTCCAACCTTGGTGCAACACTTGGAACTGGATCGAATCTCGATATGTCGCTTGTTACATTCTCTTCATTGAAGGCAAATCTTGATCCATCGCTTACACTGTTCGGCGATGTTGTCTTGAATCCTTCATTTCCTGAATCTGATTTTAAACGATTACAACAGCAATTGCTTGCAGGAATACAGAATGAAAAAAGCTCGCCGCAATCTATGGCAATGCGTGTGATGCCCAAAGTTCTTTATGGCAAGGACCATGCGTATGGAAATCCGTTAACCGGTTCGGGAACGGAAGAATCCGTTTTAAAAATCAAGAAGGATGATCTGATAAAATTTTATAAGTCATGGATCAAACCGAACAATGCAACACTGATTGTTGTGGGGGCAACAACAATGAGCGAGTTGAAGCCAAAACTCGAAAAATTATTTAAAGATTGGAAAATGGACAAGAATATTCCAAAAAAGAATATCTCTGACGTATCAATACCGGAAAAACCGACTGTCTACATTGTTGATAAACCTGGTGCTCTTCAATCAAATATCTTTGCAGGTCATGTTGCAGTTCAAAAGGCAAATCCGGATGAATTTGCCATTACCATGATGAACGAAATTCTCGGCGGTGCTTTCACATCGCGTGTGAACATGAATTTACGTGAAGACAAACATTGGGCGTATGGTGCCTTTACCACTTTTGTTGCGGCAAAAGGACAGCGTCCGTTCCTAACGATTGCTCCTGTTCAAACGGATAAAACAAAAGAATCATTTGTTGAGATCAAAAAAGAATTGAGCGAAATCGTTTCTTCAAAACCTGTTTCGAAAGAAGAATTTGAAAAAGTACAGAAAAATGCATCGCTCCGTCTTGGCGGCCGATGGGAAACAAATAATGCCGTACTTGGATCCATCACTGAAATGGTACGTTTTGGGTATGAAGATGATTATTGGTCAACCTATGCCAAAACGTTACAAGGAATGGAGTATGATGATGTAGCTTCAGTTGCCAAGAAAGTTCTCCGTCCCGATAATCTCGTCTGGGTTGTCGTTGGAGACAAGGCTAAAATTGAACAGGGAATTAAAGAACTGAACTACGGCGAAATAAAATACCTTGATGCCGACGGCAATGATCTATCAACACTGGAACAAAAGTTGCCACCGATGGAGAAAAAGAAGTAA
- a CDS encoding DUF1304 domain-containing protein yields MNLVSQILVGFVAVEHLYILWLEMFMWTKPLGRKTFSTLPSDMFEKTKALAANQGLYNGFLAAGLIWSLLIQDPIWSKNVALFFTSCVVVAGVYGAATAMKKIFFTQALPALITLTVLLFL; encoded by the coding sequence ATGAATCTCGTTTCACAAATATTGGTTGGTTTTGTTGCCGTTGAACACCTTTATATACTATGGCTGGAGATGTTTATGTGGACGAAACCGCTTGGACGAAAAACGTTTAGCACTCTTCCTTCGGATATGTTTGAAAAGACAAAGGCCTTGGCGGCAAATCAGGGACTCTATAATGGATTTCTTGCAGCCGGTTTAATCTGGTCACTGCTTATTCAAGACCCTATCTGGTCAAAGAATGTGGCTCTCTTTTTTACATCCTGCGTGGTGGTTGCAGGAGTCTACGGTGCAGCAACAGCAATGAAAAAAATATTTTTTACTCAAGCTCTCCCGGCATTGATTACATTGACAGTTTTGTTATTTCTATAG
- a CDS encoding transposase: MGYLPEHYYHVYNRGTRKQKIFFETNNYHHLINLFVKYHLKYQVTIASYCLMSNHYHLVLKQSDSGSIGAFLKTTLNAYTQSVNARFGLGGTLFQGQAKVKHIDTDSYCLEVIRYIHLNPVTAKLVSKPEEWEFSNYQEWIGLRDGILIDSALETAYFRSKRDYALFVSEYIEEKDKKIIANYNFNEDV; the protein is encoded by the coding sequence ATGGGATACTTACCCGAGCACTATTATCACGTTTACAACCGTGGAACACGCAAACAAAAAATATTCTTCGAAACCAACAATTATCATCACCTTATTAATCTCTTCGTAAAGTATCATTTAAAATATCAAGTGACGATAGCTTCGTACTGTTTAATGTCGAACCATTATCATCTTGTCCTTAAACAAAGCGACTCAGGTTCAATTGGAGCATTTCTAAAAACTACATTGAATGCATATACTCAATCTGTTAATGCTCGCTTTGGTTTGGGTGGAACACTCTTTCAAGGACAGGCGAAAGTGAAGCATATTGATACTGATTCATATTGTCTGGAGGTAATTCGTTATATTCACCTCAATCCGGTTACTGCAAAATTGGTTTCTAAACCAGAAGAATGGGAATTCTCAAATTATCAGGAATGGATAGGTTTGAGAGATGGCATTTTGATTGATTCTGCCTTAGAAACAGCATACTTTAGAAGTAAAAGGGATTATGCGCTTTTTGTTAGTGAGTATATTGAAGAAAAGGATAAGAAAATTATTGCGAATTACAATTTTAATGAAGATGTGTAA
- a CDS encoding YifB family Mg chelatase-like AAA ATPase: MLTTVLSAATYGINAYLIEIETNIENTVPNFFMVGLPDNAVKESRERVATAIKNSAYTYPNKRITINLAPADVKKEGSAYDLPIAIGMLASSGQIREDRLKEFVILGELSLEGTMRPVHGVLPIAVEMKKKGIQGIILPKQNANEAGMVEGIDVYGVETLTDAAEILEGKSLIDPLRLDLQQVFAVEQKYFQDFSDVKGQENVKRALEVAAAGGHNIIMIGPPGSGKTMLARRLPSILPPMSFEESIETTKIHSVSGLLSPGSALVVQRPFRSPHHTISDSALVGGGTIPRPGEISLSHHGVLFLDELPEFARNVLEVMRQPLEDSKVTISRSKMSVDYPANFMLVCAMNPCPCGNFGNPHHECTCTPMMIQKYMAKISGPLLDRIDIHIEVPAVKVAELAQKKPGEPSSAIRERVVEARKIQLKRFSQQKNLFSNASMQSKEIREYCRIDSAGEDLLKMAMTKLGLSARAYDRILKVSRTIADLTSSKDIQTEHLSEAIQYRSLDRSVWM; the protein is encoded by the coding sequence ATGCTTACAACGGTTCTCTCCGCTGCAACGTACGGCATTAACGCATATCTCATTGAAATTGAGACAAATATTGAAAACACGGTTCCGAATTTTTTTATGGTTGGTCTGCCGGATAACGCCGTAAAAGAATCTCGCGAACGAGTTGCTACTGCAATTAAAAACTCTGCTTATACCTATCCCAATAAACGGATCACCATCAATCTTGCGCCTGCCGATGTCAAAAAGGAAGGTTCTGCTTACGACTTGCCGATTGCCATAGGGATGCTTGCGTCCAGCGGTCAAATACGTGAAGATCGATTGAAAGAGTTTGTTATTCTTGGTGAACTTTCGTTGGAAGGGACAATGCGTCCGGTCCATGGCGTGCTTCCTATCGCCGTGGAAATGAAGAAAAAAGGAATCCAGGGAATTATTCTTCCAAAACAAAATGCCAACGAAGCTGGGATGGTTGAGGGTATCGACGTCTACGGTGTTGAGACGTTAACCGATGCTGCTGAAATTTTAGAAGGGAAGTCATTAATCGATCCATTGCGTTTGGATCTTCAACAAGTATTTGCTGTTGAACAAAAATACTTCCAGGATTTTTCTGATGTGAAGGGTCAAGAAAATGTAAAACGAGCCTTGGAAGTTGCCGCAGCGGGTGGTCACAATATTATCATGATAGGGCCTCCAGGTTCCGGAAAAACAATGCTGGCACGTCGTCTACCGAGTATTCTCCCGCCGATGTCTTTCGAAGAGAGTATCGAAACAACAAAGATTCATTCTGTTTCCGGATTATTGTCTCCGGGGTCAGCTCTTGTTGTTCAACGTCCTTTTCGATCCCCACACCACACTATTTCCGATTCCGCTCTTGTCGGAGGTGGAACAATTCCTCGTCCTGGAGAAATTTCTCTTTCTCACCATGGTGTGTTATTTTTAGATGAGCTCCCTGAGTTTGCCCGCAATGTATTGGAAGTGATGCGCCAGCCGTTGGAGGATTCCAAAGTAACAATCAGTCGTTCAAAGATGTCCGTTGACTATCCTGCAAATTTTATGCTCGTCTGTGCCATGAATCCTTGTCCCTGCGGCAATTTTGGAAACCCGCATCATGAATGCACTTGCACGCCGATGATGATTCAAAAATATATGGCTAAGATCTCCGGGCCGTTATTAGACAGAATTGATATTCACATTGAAGTGCCGGCGGTGAAAGTTGCAGAGCTTGCTCAAAAGAAACCGGGAGAACCTTCCAGTGCGATACGGGAACGGGTAGTGGAGGCGCGTAAGATTCAATTGAAAAGATTTTCGCAACAAAAAAATCTTTTTTCTAATGCTTCAATGCAATCGAAGGAGATTCGGGAATATTGTCGAATTGATTCTGCAGGAGAGGATCTATTAAAAATGGCAATGACAAAACTTGGTTTATCAGCACGGGCATATGACCGGATCTTAAAAGTTTCAAGGACGATTGCAGATTTAACAAGTAGCAAGGATATCCAAACGGAGCATCTGAGTGAAGCAATTCAATATAGAAGTTTAGATCGAAGTGTTTGGATGTAA